From the Terriglobales bacterium genome, one window contains:
- the acpS gene encoding holo-ACP synthase — protein TAGEIKYCRSKRNAAERFAARFAAKEAALKAIGTGWKKGVSWTEVEVRREPGGRPTITFSGAAAAHAVALGMKRVSLSLSHTAEIATAQVILED, from the coding sequence TCACCGCCGGCGAGATCAAGTATTGCCGATCGAAGCGCAATGCCGCCGAAAGGTTCGCGGCGCGCTTCGCCGCCAAGGAAGCGGCGCTCAAGGCCATCGGCACCGGCTGGAAGAAAGGGGTGTCCTGGACCGAGGTGGAGGTCCGGCGCGAGCCCGGAGGCCGCCCCACCATCACCTTCTCCGGCGCCGCCGCCGCGCACGCCGTCGCCCTGGGGATGAAGCGCGTGTCGCTTTCCCTCTCCCATACCGCCGAGATCGCCACTGCCCAGGTAATCCTTGAGGACTGA